CAGTTCGGCCGCCGGGTCTGGATCGTCCCCGGCGGCTTTACCCCGCCCGATCCCGCCGCCGTGAATATCCTGCTCGATCCCGGCCTGGCGTTTGGCACCGGCACCCACCCCACCACGCGCCTCTGCCTGGAGTGGCTGGACGAACATCCCCCGCGGGATCAAAACGTCATCGACTACGGCTGCGGTTCGGGCATTCTGGCCATCGCCGCCAGCAAACTCGGCGCACGGCAGCTGTGGGGCGTGGATAACGATCCCCAGGCCCTGCTGGCCACCGCCGAGAACCTGCGCAAGAACGGCATCGAGGAAAACGTCTCGCTACACCTGCCCGGGGCCATGCCGGGTGACGTCACCGTGCCGCTGCTGCTGGCCAACATCCTGGCCGGCCCCCTGATCCACCTGGCCCCGCAACTGGCCGGCCATGTCGAGCCGGGCGGCCGCATCGTCCTGGCCGGGATCCTCGACACCCAGATGGACGACGTCATCGCCGCCTACCAGCCCTATTTCGACATACAGCTCTATCGCCAGATTGAGGAGTGGGTTTGTCTAACAGGAGCCAGGTTCCAGAAGCCAGAACCTGGAAACTGATCCAGCGTGTAGGCCCGATAAAGCGCAGCGGTATCGGGCTCTCGAAGATTGCCGGACACCGCTACGCTTTGTCCGGCCTACCAAATCAGGTTCCAGGACCTAGCACCTAGAAACTGATATAGCATGGTATGATCAAACCCATGTCTCGCACCGCCACAAAACCATTCCCGACACCGTTATGCTGACCTGTTGTCCCGCCTGTCGTACCTGTTTCCGGATCACCGAGGCCCAGCTGGCGGTGGCGCAGGGCAAGGTGCGTTGCGGCAAATGCAAGACCGTTTTCAATGCCAGGCAGCATTTGCAGCCCGTGCCCGGTCAGAGTCCACCGGCCTCGTCCACTGCATCGACAACTCCGGCCGGGGATCAAACGGATCATATTGATCTGTTCCGCGCCCCGCAGAGCGAAGAGCGTCCCCCCGCAGCCAGCGATGAAGCCGCCTCCACCGGCATTGCCCCGACGGCGGCCGGGAGACCGCCCGAACCGGAATCCGACAGCAGCGACGACACCGAAAGCGACGTCGATGCCGTTTCGCTCATGCCGTCCGCGGATCAGTCCGGGCCCACGACGCCAGCCCCGTTCAAAACCGACGAAACGCCGGACGTCTCTGCGACCGAACAGGCGCAACCTGCCGGGGACGAGGCCGAACCCGAAATCGAAGCGGACGAGCCGGAACCCGAACCGGCCACCGTCGAAATGCCAATGCCGGACCTGGCGGAGCGGAAGACGGACGCCGTTACCGACTCGCCGGCCGGCAGCGAATCCGTGAGCGAACCGGAAGAACCGGAAACCGAGCCGGCAACTGTCGAAATGCCGATGCCGGACCTGGAAGAACGGGAGACGGACGCCGTTACCGAATCGCCGGCCGACAGCGAATCCGTGAGCGAGCCGGAAGAACCCGAGCCCGAGCCGATCTCGGCGACCGAGCGTCCCCGTTATCAATACAACGAATTCACCGATGAAGTGCTCTCGGACCGGGAACTGGATGACATCCTGGCGGAGATGGACCAGCAGTTGTCGCTGGGCATCGACAACCCCGACACCGAATTGCCGGGCTCCCTGGCGTTACCGGACGAGCCGCCGCCCACCGAACCGGATGAACTGGGCGAGGCCATCGACAGCCTGTTTGACGATATAAAACGCGAACCGTCTGCCGACGAGGAACCGGCTTGGCCGGCCCCAAAAACGGCAGACGCGGCCGGCACCGCCACGACCGGACCCGGGGAAGCAGCGACGCCGCAGGCATTCGAGGACGAGCTCGAAGATTGGCCAATCGACCAGGTCGATGAAGCGGACACTCGCGATGAGACCGCCCCCCAGCCGCCACCGACGCTGGACGAGGAGCCGGAACCGGTGCCGCTGCGCCTGCGGGAGTCACTGGCGATCGAACCGCCCGAACCGCGCAGCTGGCTGGCCACCCTGGGTGGCAGTTTGTTATTCCTGATATTGGTGGCGCTTTTGATTGGCCAGCTGGCCCTGTTCCGGCCGCTGGATGTAGTCCGCTATGTCCCGCAAAGCCAGCCCTGGCTGGAACAGTTCTGCCAGCAACTACCCTGCCGCTTCACCCCGTACCGGGATACCGATCGCCTCCGTCTGCTTAACCGCGACGTGCGGGCCCATCCCGATCAGGATGATGCCCTGTTGATCAGCGCCACCCTGGTCAATGAAGCCGAGGTGGCCCAGGCCTACCCCGCCGTGCGGGTCACGCTGTTTGATTTATCCGGCAACCGGGTGGCCCGGCGCCGCTTTACGCCAGCCGATTATCTGGGCGAACGCCATTCACCGTTTATGCAGATGCAACCGGACACCCCCTTGCAGATCAAACTCGAAGTGGCGGACCCGGGCAGCGAGGCGGTGAACTTCGAATTCGATTTTCAGTAACCGACGCGCCTCGCACACGACCTCAAACAGGCGGTGCGTGTAGATCAGCTTTGCGGGAATCGCAAGGCCTGCGGAGCGGTTTTCCTGCTTTATCCTCTGCACCCGAACGGGTATGATGATCCGCCTCGTGCCGCGGGGCACGAGTCAGCCTGAAGACATCACTATGCGTATCGGCCCTTATCAGCTCAACAATCCGTTGATCCTTGCGCCCATGGCGGGCGTGACCGATCTGCCGTTTCGCCAGTTGTGCAAACAACTGGGCGCCGGCATGGCCGTGTCCGAAATGGTCTCGTCCAATTCCCTGTTGTGGGGCAGTAAAAAGACCGAACGGCGTGCCAGTCACGAGGGCGAGATCGAGCCCAAGTCGGTGCAGATTGCCGGTGCCGATCCGCAAATGATGGCCGAGGCCGCGCGTCACAATGTCGAACGCGGCGCCCAGATCATCGATATCAATATGGGCTGCCCGGCCAAGAAGGTGTGCAATGTCATGGCCGGCTCGGCCCTGCTGCAGGACGAGCCGCTGGTCGAGCGCATCGTCAAAGCCGTGGTCGATGCGGTCGACGTGCCGGTGACCCTGAAGATCCGCACCGGCTGGGACAGCCAGCACAAAAACGCGCCGCTGATCGCCCGCATCGCCGAAGAAGCCGGTATCCAGGCGCTGGCCATCCACGGCCGCACCCGGGCCGATCAGTACAACGGCGAGGCGGAGTACGACACCATTGCCGAGGTCAAATCGCGGGTCGCTATTCCGGTCATCGCCAACGGAGATATCAGCACGCCGCAAAAAGCGGCCTATGTTCTGCGGCATACCGGCGCCGACGCGGTCATGATCGGCCGCGCCGCCCAGGGCCGCCCCTGGATCTTTGGCGAAATCGAACACTATTTACAAACCGGCGAGTTGCTGCCGGAGCCGTCCGCGGAAACCATCCGCGACATCCTTGTGGGCCATCTGAAAAATCTATATGCCTTTTATGGCGAACACACCGGCGTGCGGGTGGCCCGCAAACATATCAGCTGGTACAGCAAGGGACAGTCTCATGGCGCGGCCTTCCGTCAGGCAGTGAATCGCGTCGACAGCGTGGAGCAACAGCTGGATATGATTTATGACTTTTTTGAACGCTTAATCAATCGGGAGGAACTTGCCGCATGAGTGAAGCAGTGGCTATGGAAAACGCTGTGGTGACCAATAACAACACTTTCGACTCGTCCCAGAAACCTCTGCGGGATTGTGTTGCGGAT
Above is a genomic segment from Thiohalophilus sp. containing:
- the prmA gene encoding 50S ribosomal protein L11 methyltransferase; its protein translation is MAWLQLIIPASAEQVERLSDALEEVGAASVTLQDAADQPLLEPAPGTTPIWSQTRVIGLFEADRDPATLINQINRQLPDPVNDWKAEPLEDQNWVRAWMDHFQPMQFGRRVWIVPGGFTPPDPAAVNILLDPGLAFGTGTHPTTRLCLEWLDEHPPRDQNVIDYGCGSGILAIAASKLGARQLWGVDNDPQALLATAENLRKNGIEENVSLHLPGAMPGDVTVPLLLANILAGPLIHLAPQLAGHVEPGGRIVLAGILDTQMDDVIAAYQPYFDIQLYRQIEEWVCLTGARFQKPEPGN
- a CDS encoding DUF3426 domain-containing protein, whose product is MLTCCPACRTCFRITEAQLAVAQGKVRCGKCKTVFNARQHLQPVPGQSPPASSTASTTPAGDQTDHIDLFRAPQSEERPPAASDEAASTGIAPTAAGRPPEPESDSSDDTESDVDAVSLMPSADQSGPTTPAPFKTDETPDVSATEQAQPAGDEAEPEIEADEPEPEPATVEMPMPDLAERKTDAVTDSPAGSESVSEPEEPETEPATVEMPMPDLEERETDAVTESPADSESVSEPEEPEPEPISATERPRYQYNEFTDEVLSDRELDDILAEMDQQLSLGIDNPDTELPGSLALPDEPPPTEPDELGEAIDSLFDDIKREPSADEEPAWPAPKTADAAGTATTGPGEAATPQAFEDELEDWPIDQVDEADTRDETAPQPPPTLDEEPEPVPLRLRESLAIEPPEPRSWLATLGGSLLFLILVALLIGQLALFRPLDVVRYVPQSQPWLEQFCQQLPCRFTPYRDTDRLRLLNRDVRAHPDQDDALLISATLVNEAEVAQAYPAVRVTLFDLSGNRVARRRFTPADYLGERHSPFMQMQPDTPLQIKLEVADPGSEAVNFEFDFQ
- the dusB gene encoding tRNA dihydrouridine synthase DusB, giving the protein MRIGPYQLNNPLILAPMAGVTDLPFRQLCKQLGAGMAVSEMVSSNSLLWGSKKTERRASHEGEIEPKSVQIAGADPQMMAEAARHNVERGAQIIDINMGCPAKKVCNVMAGSALLQDEPLVERIVKAVVDAVDVPVTLKIRTGWDSQHKNAPLIARIAEEAGIQALAIHGRTRADQYNGEAEYDTIAEVKSRVAIPVIANGDISTPQKAAYVLRHTGADAVMIGRAAQGRPWIFGEIEHYLQTGELLPEPSAETIRDILVGHLKNLYAFYGEHTGVRVARKHISWYSKGQSHGAAFRQAVNRVDSVEQQLDMIYDFFERLINREELAA